The window TGTGGCTTTGGATCTGTGTCAGATATTCACTGTGGATTATTATCACTCCCACAAGAATGACAAGCATCAATTTACTGGGATGGAAAGATTTTAAGACTTTCACTACTTTCCATAAATATTTAGGCTTCAGTGGGATCAAAGCAACATGCTAGGAGTGAATGGGAGTAGAAAACCCAGCAGGGCTATTTTTCAACTTCTGCATGCACCGACTTCTACTCTTCTGTGTTGAAGTCGGCGTCATAGTGTgagaccatcaccttgatgcagacctcactgatctggagactctgtctgtttccactgtttggattgttctctgctctctggttggaggtggtggacccaagtctgatccatggttacagactgctgcagaaatctctcaggatcctgctcagaaatgacagattgTCTCTGGATCTGCTCATCAGGCCCACAGGGAGCTGACAGCTCAgtcatttggagtttgttgtggaCAGAGTGCTGGAGGTTTCCCAGCTATGCGCcgatgtgttgctgtgttatTTGTCAGGCTCTGTCCTGTAGTGACGTCTCTGTGCTGTAAACTCACAGATTTAAACTGTAACATAAACTGCATCACTCTTCTCCCTGTCACTAACAACACATGGATgaccgtgtgtgtctgtgagcttgCAGACTGTTCATTGTAGCAGTATTatgtctctgcagtgtctgaCTCTGTGTTGGGTCCTCCAGTTCAGTCCTCTGGTGACAGTAATGTGCCCTGCATGCAGCGGCAGCAGCTGACCTCTGATGTTGACATCCTCATCGTTCCTTTGGACGGAATAAACAATGACGTAAGACAGACTTCTCTGTATCACCTCGTGTAGATGCAGCATCAGTGAAATGTGTTGTTCAtcagagggaggtgtgtgtgattCATGTTTTCTTAGCTGTCTTGTCAGACGGCTGTTAATGCTTTGGAGGTTGAGGGTATCCATCCCCAACAAGATGGTGAATCTGCACATGAGAGCTCTCGTGCTGGGTATGTCGCTCCTGTTTACAGGCTTTTATACCTTTACAACAGAGCATGATGTTATATGAGTGTCACCATGCCATAGTTTGCTTTAAAACCTGTCCCAAAAAAGTTAaaacatcatcttcatctttaaTCTGACAGCAGTAAGAGCTCAGTGTGTCTCTCTACAGGTTGGTGAAAGAATCTAGTTCTTCCTCAGATTCTCCAGACCAGACGGATcaacctcctcatcctcagattCAACCGAAACCCATCACTCTGCACCTAAAGATCGCCACCGGTGGTTTATGCTGTTCCCTGTCACATAATGACTTATCAGCCTGTTGACATTCTTATCACGTGTTTAAAATCAACATGTTGACCTTGGCTAAACAGAAAACAGTACGTTCTTTTTCCTGATAGATGAGTCCTTCAGCAGCTTCCACCCTGAGCCTCACCTGCCCCTCAGCCTCGCGCAGGGCAGAACTTTGTATGTGGAGGTGGGCCTGCTGGACCCTCCTGAGccaaacctgctgctgctggttcgCTCCTGCTGGGCTTACACTGGAAGTCCATACGGCAGCTGGGCGCTTGTTTATGACGGGTACGTTTACACTGAGATAAGAGGGAAAACATGCAGCTAgatgattttgtttgtgtgccagGATGGTTTAACTGTGGAGCCAAGACTGCACAAAGGTCAATGACGTGCATGTGCTCAGCCTTGTTTTTCAGTTAACCCGATATAGAATCACTGCAAAGGTTAACAAGCGTCTGCATAATCACAGTCACACTGTATGTGCACATGAGGGGAGCAGGAGAACTTATCAACCATTCCTTAAAAAACTAAACGTATGTGTATCCGTGGTAAAGAACACGCcctcttgtgtttttcagctgccTGAGTCAGAGTGTTTCGCAGCTGCTTCCTTCCCCAAACTCCCACCACATCCGGAGGATCAGAgtttccagcttcctgtctttttttccctacACGGCTCCACCAGAGGATCCAGAGGTACCTCCCGCTGAGCACAGTTTACCTTTTCTGAAGTGTTGGCTTCATGTAGCATGGAGCATGAACTGTAACAATcatgataataatgataacaGTTTCGTTTCTCCCTCTCAGATCTACTTCCTATGCCTGGTGGCAGTTTGCTCTGCTGCAGATAATGACTGCGTGATAAGCTGCAAAGGTAAGATCATACTACTACAATTAGAGGATAGTTATGATGATATGCTGATAGTTTTATCTCTGTACAAACATGCATACATACCTAACACTTTGTTTTGGCCTCACTCGTGGTTAGAAAAATATCTCCATGGACCTGCTGCTCCCTCAGCTTTAGAAATATGAATAAACACTCAGCATGTGGTTGATCTGCCCACCCTGCCTTAGTTCCACCTGTTTAGATGAGCCTCACACCTTAAACACACCCATAGCTGCTGCGTGTTCTTTACTGTACGCTCTACCCGCTGCAGCTTTAAGCACATATAtgcttttatttacaaaaacaaacatcacaccAATCTTTTTGTCCTCACAGGTCCAAATATTGATGTTTGAGCTCTGAAATAAAGACACTGTCACACAACTGCAACTGTTTTTTGggtatttcatttaaaaaaacacacaagtgcaacccctttttaaatatttatttctaaAACTCTGAGCTTAACAATTATAATGCAGTGAAAACAGTCGGTACtacagagagggaaaagaagCACTTCAAGGCATTTAGCTTTTAACAGGCACAACAATGTGAAGGAATTAACTTTGTATTAATAGcaatgtgtgtttctctgtacCAAACCAGCACTTAGAAATGGAACTAAAAGACATTTCACTCTAAATTACTATTCACAAAATTAAAAGGAATGTTTTAAACTATAGCAAAGCACAAAGGCCTCTACTGTACCAGTgtaaaaaaacagtgtaaaaaaCAATCATCCCTTTCAAATAAAATGGCTGACATAATGGAGAGAGTGACCATAAAGCTTTAATGTTTTAAAGACAAAAGTCATCCCTACAAAAATGATTTTTAGTTGAAGGGTTGCAAAAATGTAACTGAACACAGATATGGTTCTAAATGGTCTCTAAACACTGGTGTGTTGGTTGAGTCTCCAGCGTTGTGACGCTCCTTTTCTTAGTACACGGTGGTGTAGTGCGCGGTGATGTTCTGGTGGAGTCTCTTGAGCTGTTTCAGGAGGATGGTGGAGCAGACCAAGGCAGTGATCTGTCATGCAGAACCAgaggaagggggtggggggggggggggggggaagagcAGGGATGGGACAAAGAGCTGAGCAGTGAACAActtgcttcctcctcctcatcacctcCAGGATTACACCAGCCTCAGCATGAGTTGGTGTGAACAGAGTGTGTCTGCACGCAGCCATACAGAGGCTGGTGTGGAGCAGAGCTCCTCAGTGCAGGAAACATCTGACCCTGTTGGTGTtatccaccacacacacacacacacaccaagacaaTGACCCGggggtgggtttttttttggtattttttcCATGCGGTCATCTACATTGTTCTGTTCCGCAACTTAACAGTTTGTCTCCACATGACTGCATGATCATTATTGTAAACCATGTTTTGTTGATTGTAGTCAATCCATAACTGGACAGTGCAGTCTTTTATTTGCTATTCATTAGATCTGACAATTATGTTTCATTGTGGCGAAGGATATTCCCACATCTGCTCTAATAAAGCCTATTATGATGCCAAGTATCTATCAAAATACATCCCATGCCATGAACCAAATAACAACTAAAAGAAAATGACCTTTTCTCTTTGAGattatgaaaacaaaacttGCTATAACAGAATGAATTGGgacagcatgaaaaaaaaatggtgggtGACATGTTTGGGGTGTAGTGCATGATTTCGTCTTTGATCAAAAGGGGGAAGACTTCACGTCAAACTTATTTGTCGAAATATCCGAATAAACAGCCTGACTGTTTTTGTTGAGTGGTTTAAATAGCCGTCTTCAATGTGTGTAGGGTGGATGTTTCCTTGCTGTGAGAAGCAGGTGGGAAAATACAAGACAGTATTATAGTTGGTATGAGAAGCGCTATTAAGCCTGAGGCACAGGGACGTTGGCCACAGTGAGAGGGGTGAAGACCACCGGGTCCAGGTATGGGTGCTGCTCAGCTGGCGGAAGGTTAGCAAGAGTGGGTGTGGACGTAGTCAGGAAAATGTACTGAGCAGAAGCAGCGGCCTGGCGGAGCTTTTTATTGAGCGTTGTGCTGCAAATCAGCGCTATGAGCTTTTAGGAAGCAATAATCAGAAAGGGGAAGGAAGGAGTAAATAAAGAAAGGCAGGGGGTAGACAGAGGGGTGCAGAGTGGTCAGATCATGGTCTGTAACTCATGCACAACAAAAGCAGAAGAATATAAGCAGTCTCACTGTATGCTGGGTACTCGTATATACAGtcatacaaacagcagcagaataatTCATTTAAATGCAAAGTTAATTATTCTGATTTAAATTGAGTCATTTATTTAAAGCATTGAAGCATGGTTGCCAACTCTGTGCCACAGAACACACCTCACGCCAGATACTCGTCTTATTTTCTCAGACATTTGTTCGActttttgtcattattattagtGTACAatcttctgatgtgttttgcGAGGTCATGGTGATCTCACCAAATCGCTCCGTCCAGCCGTTCTGTCTGGTTGACAGCTCTGGGGAGGGCAGATAATGGTTTGCTAGCATTGCCAATAAATGCTAATAATGCTGCTGAGGGTAGCAGCTGTAGAGTGCAGCAGGAATGAGTTTAAACAGCTCATCTGCAGCACCACTctacagaaaacacaggaaTGCACTGACATTTTAGCACCTGTGGTTTCCTCTTCTGGGGCTTTTTGAATGGGCGTTTTGGTGAACGCAAACTTTGCCTcgtgtgacatttttttctctaaaaCAGACATCTTTCTTAGAAGGCCAGCACACCACAATCAGTAGAAATGGCCCCCAGTCTCCCTCCTGTAAACACTTGTTGGCAACCCTGCTGTAAGCAAAGAAATCTGTAGCATTTTTACCAAAAGAGCTGCGGTTCCGAGGAAGATGCCCATCACCAGAGGCGCTCTTCTCTCGAAGATGTTGGCGATGGTTGTAGGACAGCTCTgtccaaagaaagaaaaaactctATCTCATCGTGCAGTTCAGGTTCCTTTCGTAGTACTAATGCCTGGAGTAATCCCTCCAGTCAAAAAAAACCACACTCTACCTCAACATCTCTGACACTTACCGGCATAGCAATGTTCTCCCAGAAGCCGTCTGGTTTGGGGCAGGTTTCTTTGACGACCTCAACGAGCGAAACCCCTGTTAATCCACAGCAGTGAAGCTGTAGACAGATTAAAACAAATTAACCCAGCAATCCTCATATTCCACATTTAACATCATCACTTAAAATTTCATAACACCTCACCTTTCAGCCATGCTTCCTGTCTACTATCTGAAGCTAGCCAGCTCAACAAATAGGCTACCAGATTTACACTAAGCCTGATTTAACTGATTTGTCTGTTTACAacaatatttaaatgacacaataaaatCGAGCTAGAAACTTTGGAAAAAATGTCAGATATCATTTATTACTGACCAACTACAGCGAGTTACCTCACTAGACATGAGCATAAAGAAAGTTGGCTGGGATTATGCCAGCTCTAATGTGTGTTAGCAGGTAAGCCGGCACTTTATACTGCACCACGCCCTGCATTGTTGgctacatgctgcagacagtgcaCAAATAAGCAAGCTGTTGAGTCACTGCACCCTCTGCCTGATTAACCCTGTGATGTCACcaccaaaaaaataaagattaaaaggGAGCGTTTTGAAAGATAAACTGGAAACTGTTCATTCTCACCAGTTCGTGGACGGATTTCAGAGTGAGGCCGATGGCTGGGTCTCCACTCTTCACATACAGCATGTAAATGGTGGTGTAGAACTCTGCAATTTGCAATCcaacctttaaaaataaataacataacataaagaggcatgtttacatttattcgATTGAACTGTGttgtgatcttttttttttcctcctcaccgCGTCGCTTCTGGAATAAGCCACAGCACCAAAACCGATCTCAGCTCCGGCCATGACGGCCACAAGGCAGGAGAACTGCAGGGACACGGAGGAGATCCATTAAAGAAGCAGAAGCATCCATCTCCTTCCAATGCTGTACATCATGCTGGGCATTGTATTCATTCATAGGAGCCATAGTGAAGTTTATTGCCTTGTTAGACTTTCGGAGTCTGAGTTACAGCACAAACGCCCCCTCAGTCCTTTGTTACATTATGTAACAGTTAAAGAATGCATTTCAACTGCcccacaacaacacatcagaTACAACTGGAGACAGAAAATCATATAGCAGAGAAAGGACTTGTGTTTTTTAAGGATTTTTACATTTACTTTCTGCATAAATCTACAAAGAGCACGAAGAGTGAAGACAAGAAGAACTTAAGTACAAAAATCCAACGATTCAAAGAtcagaagcagagcagccagtcACTACGGGCTCTCCTTACATTCCTCCCTGTGTGTGGCTGACTGAATGCAAACGATCCCAAGAAGTCATGCTTATGTTGTAATACACAGTCTATTAAAGGTAGGACTAGGAGGAGTGATTGATATGTTCAGGTCTCAATGAAGAAGGAGGGGAAAGGATGTAGAAAGTCTGAAGTCAGTAACTGTGCTCAAGGTCCTGTCACTGAACAATAATATGCAATCTCCTCCTGGGATTAAGaaagtttttctgattctgaatatCCAGTAAGGACATGGTGACCTCACTAGAAGAGGGAGTTCCTTCTACCAGCATGGTAAAGACTGGAAGTTGACCACCAACATGAAAGGCCAGTCAGGAGACAAGATCCATGACCTGAGCTAATGAGGCAGCGACATGGtgtcacagagagagaagtgaCCGAGCGGTCGGCTCCCTGTGGGCCTGATGAGAAGATCCAGAGAcaatctgtcatttctgaggaggatcctaagagatttctgcagcagtctgtaaccatggagacttgggtccaccacctccaaccagagagcagaggacaatccaaacagtggaaagaGAAATGTTGGTGTGATTTTTTTCTCACTATCTGTTACAGACCTCACGTCCACCACCATCCAACACCGGTTCACCTGAcctacaccctcacactgacacctctTCAACAGGATGGGGGAGGAGCTCTGTGGTCGTCATTTTGACAGCTCTGTTGCTGTGGAAACTTTGTGGATATGTGTGCTTTACAACTAAGTCTGCAGGGACTGTGCTTCTAGAACTGACTCCTTCTGCTGGACAGAAACATATTGATCATCCATAACTGACTATATTAACAGTGTAGGAGACCAATTGCAGCTTGTAAGTGTTTTTTGGTTGTTGATTGAAGAACTATGAAGAATTATATAAGGGTCTTTGTTCTGTTCTTGG of the Parambassis ranga chromosome 8, fParRan2.1, whole genome shotgun sequence genome contains:
- the cd9r gene encoding CD9 antigen isoform X2, which gives rise to MAVDGCGLVCKYFLIIFNIIFAVVGFAFLGLGLWLRFSGSTRLIFQIQEFNSSAFVVGVTVLIALGVLMLIVVSFGDYGACNEKRCALQVFSCLVAVMAGAEIGFGAVAYSRSDAVGLQIAEFYTTIYMLYVKSGDPAIGLTLKSVHELLHCCGLTGVSLVEVVKETCPKPDGFWENIAMPSCPTTIANIFERRAPLVMGIFLGTAALLITALVCSTILLKQLKRLHQNITAHYTTVY
- the cd9r gene encoding CD9 antigen isoform X1; this translates as MAVDGCGLVCKYFLIIFNIIFAVVGFAFLGLGLWLRFSGSTRLIFQIQEFNSSAFVVGVTVLIALGVLMLIVVSFGDYGACNEKRCALQVFSCLVAVMAGAEIGFGAVAYSRSDAVGLQIAEFYTTIYMLYVKSGDPAIGLTLKSVHELLHCCGLTGVSLVEVVKETCPKPDGFWENIAMPSCPTTIANIFERRAPLVMGIFLGTAALLLIALICSTTLNKKLRQAAASAQYIFLTTSTPTLANLPPAEQHPYLDPVVFTPLTVANVPVPQA